CGCTCAGTTTTCGGAAGACGGAAGGCTCCTGCGGAAGATAGCCGATGCCGTTGCGGGCCCGCATGTACATGGGCAGCAGAGTGATTTCATCGCCGTCGAGGAAAACCTGACCCGAGTCCGGGCGAGTGAGGCCAACGATGATGTGAAACGTGGTGGTCTTGCCAGCGCCGTTCGGTCCCAGGAGTCCCACCACCTCGCCCTGCGCCACTTCCAGGTTTACGTCGTCAACGACCTTGCGTCCCCGATACGATTTGTTGATCTCGACGGTCGTCAGTTTCAACATAAACGATCATGGGGCAAGTTGGTGTCTTGAAAGTGTTCGTTTTCCCGCTTGCGATTCCACGGTGATGCTAGCACCCGCATTTTTGAAAGTCAACGTGGCCCCGGTCGCCGTGCCAAGTTCGTCATCTTCGAGCGTCGGCGTTCCGCCCGAAAGCACGATCGTCTCTTCGGCCGGAAAATATTCGGCGCGTTCGCTATGTCCGCGGCGGCCTGGCTGAACGATCCGGACGTTACCCTGCGCCACGATTCGTTCCACCGTCCCCCCTGTCGCCTTCCCCGGAGCGGCCAGCCGTATCTCGAGCGCCTGTGACGTGAGCCGCCCAAAATCTCCGGCGGCCTTGACCGACCCTTCGTAGTGAATGAGGTTGTCCTTCGCGGCAAAGGTCATGCTGTCGGAATGAATGTGGAGTGCGCCTCCAGGCCTCTCCGCCCCGGGTCCGCCCCCGGCCGCTTCCTTTCCCTTGGCCAACACCCCCAGCACGCTGCGGACCTCCCCGGTCGCCACCAGGCCTTGGGCCTTGTCGTTCAGGTTGACCTCCATGACATCTGCCTCAACCGCATCCGTGCCCTGCCAGAGACGGACTCGCCCCTCGTATTGCGCCCAACCATCCTCGGCGCGCGCCCGCATTCGCCTGGCGTTCACTTTCACCGGCCCGCTCTCCCCCGGCAGCGACAAGGCTGTCCTGCCAAGCGCAAGAAAATATGTGGTCTGGACTCCTCCTTCGGCCTGCATTTCATTTCTTTCTCGAAAGAAGGTGAATTGGTTGGCGGTTGTGCGGCTGGCGCGATCGCTGAGGGCGGGGGAGCCGGAAAGTACGATCGTCGCTTTCCGTAGATCGTAGAGGGCGCTCGCGGAAGCTGCCGATTGTTCGCCCTGCTGGTATCGAAAGTTTCCAGTTTGCAAGATCTGAACCATTTCTCGTCCTGAAGAATCCCACTCGATGGCCAGCACATCGCTGGTGGCAACTCGAGGCGGCTTGCCCGCCAGACCACGCGCGGGCTTGCCCGGCCCCGACGCATCGAGGGTTTCGAAACGTGCATGAGGGCCAGCACGGAGCGTTTGGATTTGGCCTGCATCGCCAAACTTGGCCGTGAGCACATCCCCGCTGATGACCTGCTGCTCTTTGGCGCCGACGATGACCAACTTGCCTCCGCCCAGAGTCTCAGCGCTCTCTGGTTTAGCACCGGCTTTCAGCAGCAGGCGCAGGCCCGGTGCGGCGAGTCTGTATTCTCTTTCACCGGCATCGGGCGAGCGCGCGGTGGATGTCACCCTCACGTCGCCTTCCGCCTCGATACGCTCCACGCGATCGCCATGCTCAACGAAATAGCCCGTTAGCCTGTTCGCCTCGAGTCGCAACCGGCTGCCAGCCCCGACGCTTTCTAAAACCACGGAACCTTCCGCCGTCACTTGCGTCGGTGCTTCAGCCAGGAAGTGCGAAGTGACGCGGTCCGCGCGAAAGCTCACGGTTCGCCCGCTCTCTTCAGCGGTTCCGGCAACTTCGCCCTCGGCCGCAACGTTCACCGGCCGCATCCTCGAATCGAGCTGGGCGATAAACGAGCCGGCACTCATCCGCCGGCCTGCCTGGCGAACTTCCACGGGCGGAAAAACCCGCACCTGATTGCTGGCGCGTCGAAATTCAAGCGCACTTCCGCGCAACGTCACCGGCGCTTCCCGGCCATCTTCACGTCGCTCAGCCGTGATCTCAACGTTGTGTTCCAACCGCAGAATTCCCTCGCGGGCGCGGTAGCTCAGACCCTTGGCCCGTCCGTGGCCGCCCGCAAAACGAAATGTGACCACCTGGTCGGTAGATCCCAGCGCTGATTCTTCCAGGAAGCGAACCGCGGAAGCGGTCATCCAAAACGGCTCGGCCGAATCGGGCCCGCCGGATTCCTTCCTGCCTGCCGCCTTCGCGCTCTGCAAAGTGATTTGCACGGAGCCGGGGCAAGAAATTTCACCTTGCTCGGCAAGATATTCACAGCGCGAAGAGGCCACCCGGTCGTGCCGAGAGCCGTCGCTCCCAAAAATCACAATGGAGACGTCCTCAAGGAGGCTTTTCTTGCTGTCTTTGAACTCGGTGGCACGCGAAGCATGAATCGTGAAGAGGGTCCGTCCCCGGTCTATCTTGGAAAACGTAAATTCCGCCGAACGCTGGCCCACGCTTGCCGGAACGGGTGGAGGAAGCGACTTGCGAGCCAGGCTCACCTGTCGTTGGCGGTAGAGATACACTCCGACGATGACCATGACCAGCGCGACCGCCACCATTGCCGACCAACGCCGCAACTTGTTGATCCGATCCTGATTGCCGAGCAGCATCGAATGCTCACCAACCAGTATAGGAGATGCATCCACGGGGGCACAAGGCAGCTTGGCAGCTTTCCAGGACGGTGGTAACTCCCCTCAAAAGCGAATCCCCGCCCGGGAAATACGGAGCGCTCTTCTCCCTGACGAACCTTATCCATACCCGAGGTGTGCAAGCAAAAACGAAATCGGCAGGGGTTTCTCTCAGCAGTGAAGATCGCGGATGATTAACCGGAACGGACCCAGGCGGCCGAAATCGGTTTTCTCGACCTCAAAAGCAAGATCGAGTGAGCAGCCTCGTTCGAGCGTAACAAGTCTCGAAGCCATATTCCAGCCCACCGCTTCCATCTCCCGCTCGCCATCGCTGACCTGGATGGCGGCGTGTTTCTCTTTCAGCAGGCGAGCTGCAGAAGTCACGCGCAATCCACGCGCCACAAATCTCGGAGCCGGATTGCCATTGCCAAACGGTTGCAGGAGCGAAATGGCTTCCAGCCATTCCGTCGTGATCTCACTGAGCTGGATTTCCTCGTCAATGCTCAGAGTCGGCTCCAAATCAGCCGGCCTGATCCGCACCCGTGCAAAACCATTGAGCCGCTGCCGCAGCTCCGGCAGCTTTGCCTCCTCGAGAGAGCATCCGGCTGCGAGGCGATGGCCACCGTAGCGCTCAAACAGATCAGCGGCCGAGTCCAGACACGCAAGCAAATCAAACGCCGGAAGCGATCTCCCCGACCCATGCGCTCGCCGCAGCGGATCCCCTTCGACCGAGAAGACCAACGCGGGCCGGTGAAAACGCTCGACAATCCGCGAAGCAACAATCCCCACCACGCCGCGGTGCCAGTTCTCTCCCGCGAAAACCAGCACGTGCTCCTCGGCAAGCGACGGATTTCCGGCCACACGATCCAGAATCTCCTCGAGGATCCTCTCCTCCGCTTGCTGCCGTTCGGCGTTCAGGCGATTGAGTTCTTCCGCAATTTCCCCGGCCCGTTCGGGAACCTTGGTCGTAAAAAGTTCGATGACCTTGCTCGCATCGGCCATGCGCCCGGCCGCATTGATGCGCGGCCCGATGCGGAAGCTGACGTCGTAGCTCGTTAGCTTGTTCAAATCGACGCCGGCCACGCCGAGCAAAGCCTTCAGGCCGGGATTTGCCGGCCATCGCAAACCTTCGAGCCCCACTTTGGCAAAAATGCGGTTTTCTCCGACCAGCGGCACAACATCCGCAATCGTTCCGAGCGCTACCAACTTGAGAAAAGAGTGGAGCAGCTTCTCGCGGCCTTCCAATCGAGCCCGCTCAAAGAGCGCTTGAACCAGTTTGAAGACCACTCCCACAGCACAGAGATTTTTGTCCGGATAGGGGCAATCCGGGCGATTCGGATTAAGCACGGCGCGCGCCGGCGGCAATCTTTCCTCGGGCAGGTGGTGATCGGTGACGATGCAATCGATCCCGAGCTCGTGCGCCCGCGCCACAATTGGCGCCGCCCGAATCCCCGTGTCCACACTGATAATGAGCTTCACCCCGCGCCGCCCTGCTTCCTCCACCACCTCGCTGCGCATCCCGTAGCCTTCGACCAGCCGCTTCGGAATGTAAAAATCCGGGCTTGCCCCCACCCGTTCAAGGGACTCGCGCAGGACAACGATCCCCATGGTGCCATCCACATCGTAGTCGCCGTAGATGAGAATGGGTTCCTTGCGACGAGCCGCGCCAAGCAGCCGCTCCACCGCCTCCGCCATCCCCGCCATCAAAAACGGGTCATGCAGGTGCCGCATTTCGGGATGGAGGAAGCGAGCAGCCGTTTCCGGGTCGTTGATCCCCCGAAGGACAAGCAGGTGGGCAAATCGTTGAGGAATCTCGAGGGCCTTTTCGAGTCGAAAAACAATTTCCGGATTGGTCTGGGAAAGGATCCAGCGCATGGGCTGGGTCAGCCCTCGCGGCTGGAAGCGGCCCCGCTTGTCCGGAAGCGGCCGGCCGGCATCTGGTCCGTCTCGATGAGGACCTCCTTCTCGGTTCCGATTTCCCGCGCCGAAGGAGTGACGATCGTCCCTGGCCCGATCCAAATTTTCTCGCGCCGGGAAATCGCCGCCAGCACGTCGGCTTCACTCACAAACTCGGCCACCGCCACCGGCGGCGCAGCCGAAGCTGGGCTTGCCCCCGAAGGACTTTCTTCGGCGGCCGGCCCGGCTGGCCGCGATGGAGCGCTCGCCGCCGCCGGCCCGCCGCCGCGGGGAATTCCCCGTTGAGACAGAAACTGTTCAACCACCCGCGCAATGATGGCCCGGTCCGGAGCCGGCGCCGCAGCCACTGACCCGCCCGCTGCCGCTCGAAAGCTTCGGGGCGGCATGGGCACATGATCGGTCACCGGCTCGACCGCACGCGATTCGTGCGCGATCCGCTTTATGTTCATCAAGTGCTGGGGACCGATATTGTCGGAAGTGATGTTGTTCCCGACCGCGCCGCAACCCAACGTCATGGCCGGAAACAGTCGTGTCGAATATCCAATGGAACCGTGGACTGCCGGCGTATTCACCACCACACGAAAGGCCGGGACCGCCTTGCCAAATTCCAGGATCGCTTCTTCGTTGTTGGAATGGATCGCGCAGGTGTGGCCGAGTCCGCCGAACCGGAGCAAGCTCGTGGCAAGCTCGGCTGCCTGATGACAATTCTCCACCGTGTAAAAGGCCAGAATGGGAGAGAGCTTCTCAGCCGACAGCGGAAACTGCTTACCGACGCCTTCGAGGGGAGCGATGAGAACTCGCGTAGCGGAGGGCACCTGGATGCCGGCCATTTCGGCAATCACCGCCGGGTGTTTCCCCACAATCTTCGGGTTGGCAGTGAAAGCTGGTTGCAGGATGACGATCTTCCCGAGCATGTCGATTTCGCCCGGAGAGAGAAAATAGGCGCCCTGCTGCCGCAACTCCTCGATAACCTGATCTTTGATGCTGCGGTCCGCCAGGATCGCCTGCTCGGCCGAGCATAAGGTCCCGTAGTCAAAGGTTTTGCCGGTGATGATATCCGCCACCGCCTTGCGGAGATTGGCGGTGCGTTCGATATAGGCAGGCACATTGCCCGGGCCCACACCAAAAGCTGGTTTGCCGGAGCTATAGGCCGCGCGCACAAGCCCTGTGCCTCCGGTTGCCAGAATCACGCTCGTCCGCGGGTGGCGCATCAATTCTTGCGTGCCCGCCATCGTGGGATTCCGCATGCAACCGATCAAGCCTTCGGGCGCGCCTGCCTGGAGCGCCGCTTTCGTCATGATGTCCACCGCGGTGCAGATGCAACCATGCGCCGCGGGATGGGGGCTGTGCACGATGCCGTTGCGCGCCTTGAGTGAAATCAGTGTTTTGTAGATCGCCGTCGAGGTGGGGTTGGTGGA
The sequence above is drawn from the Candidatus Acidiferrales bacterium genome and encodes:
- the recJ gene encoding single-stranded-DNA-specific exonuclease RecJ, coding for MRWILSQTNPEIVFRLEKALEIPQRFAHLLVLRGINDPETAARFLHPEMRHLHDPFLMAGMAEAVERLLGAARRKEPILIYGDYDVDGTMGIVVLRESLERVGASPDFYIPKRLVEGYGMRSEVVEEAGRRGVKLIISVDTGIRAAPIVARAHELGIDCIVTDHHLPEERLPPARAVLNPNRPDCPYPDKNLCAVGVVFKLVQALFERARLEGREKLLHSFLKLVALGTIADVVPLVGENRIFAKVGLEGLRWPANPGLKALLGVAGVDLNKLTSYDVSFRIGPRINAAGRMADASKVIELFTTKVPERAGEIAEELNRLNAERQQAEERILEEILDRVAGNPSLAEEHVLVFAGENWHRGVVGIVASRIVERFHRPALVFSVEGDPLRRAHGSGRSLPAFDLLACLDSAADLFERYGGHRLAAGCSLEEAKLPELRQRLNGFARVRIRPADLEPTLSIDEEIQLSEITTEWLEAISLLQPFGNGNPAPRFVARGLRVTSAARLLKEKHAAIQVSDGEREMEAVGWNMASRLVTLERGCSLDLAFEVEKTDFGRLGPFRLIIRDLHC
- a CDS encoding acetaldehyde dehydrogenase (acetylating), which codes for MIRDADLVSVQMARDLVERADEAQKRFAAFTQEQVDAVIDAVAEAATQAAEPLARHAVEETGYGNVKDKIKKNLFSSVDVYKAIRPMRTVGILREDRENGIIEVAVPVGVVAAIIPSTNPTSTAIYKTLISLKARNGIVHSPHPAAHGCICTAVDIMTKAALQAGAPEGLIGCMRNPTMAGTQELMRHPRTSVILATGGTGLVRAAYSSGKPAFGVGPGNVPAYIERTANLRKAVADIITGKTFDYGTLCSAEQAILADRSIKDQVIEELRQQGAYFLSPGEIDMLGKIVILQPAFTANPKIVGKHPAVIAEMAGIQVPSATRVLIAPLEGVGKQFPLSAEKLSPILAFYTVENCHQAAELATSLLRFGGLGHTCAIHSNNEEAILEFGKAVPAFRVVVNTPAVHGSIGYSTRLFPAMTLGCGAVGNNITSDNIGPQHLMNIKRIAHESRAVEPVTDHVPMPPRSFRAAAGGSVAAAPAPDRAIIARVVEQFLSQRGIPRGGGPAAASAPSRPAGPAAEESPSGASPASAAPPVAVAEFVSEADVLAAISRREKIWIGPGTIVTPSAREIGTEKEVLIETDQMPAGRFRTSGAASSREG
- the lptC gene encoding LPS export ABC transporter periplasmic protein LptC, with the protein product MLLGNQDRINKLRRWSAMVAVALVMVIVGVYLYRQRQVSLARKSLPPPVPASVGQRSAEFTFSKIDRGRTLFTIHASRATEFKDSKKSLLEDVSIVIFGSDGSRHDRVASSRCEYLAEQGEISCPGSVQITLQSAKAAGRKESGGPDSAEPFWMTASAVRFLEESALGSTDQVVTFRFAGGHGRAKGLSYRAREGILRLEHNVEITAERREDGREAPVTLRGSALEFRRASNQVRVFPPVEVRQAGRRMSAGSFIAQLDSRMRPVNVAAEGEVAGTAEESGRTVSFRADRVTSHFLAEAPTQVTAEGSVVLESVGAGSRLRLEANRLTGYFVEHGDRVERIEAEGDVRVTSTARSPDAGEREYRLAAPGLRLLLKAGAKPESAETLGGGKLVIVGAKEQQVISGDVLTAKFGDAGQIQTLRAGPHARFETLDASGPGKPARGLAGKPPRVATSDVLAIEWDSSGREMVQILQTGNFRYQQGEQSAASASALYDLRKATIVLSGSPALSDRASRTTANQFTFFRERNEMQAEGGVQTTYFLALGRTALSLPGESGPVKVNARRMRARAEDGWAQYEGRVRLWQGTDAVEADVMEVNLNDKAQGLVATGEVRSVLGVLAKGKEAAGGGPGAERPGGALHIHSDSMTFAAKDNLIHYEGSVKAAGDFGRLTSQALEIRLAAPGKATGGTVERIVAQGNVRIVQPGRRGHSERAEYFPAEETIVLSGGTPTLEDDELGTATGATLTFKNAGASITVESQAGKRTLSRHQLAP